One Turneriella parva DSM 21527 genomic region harbors:
- a CDS encoding VOC family protein, producing MQVLQAAFSFPVADAKRTHDFYKGVFGADACERDAEVVTVTLPGSQIFFIQTDEFNFLLKPAEVEAVLAPGLNAAMLSVTVATRDDAYAILKLAADAGGKPCGQAVPYPWGLAAYFTDPDGHLVEAIWRG from the coding sequence ATGCAAGTGCTACAGGCGGCCTTTTCGTTTCCCGTGGCCGACGCAAAACGCACCCACGATTTTTACAAAGGGGTTTTCGGCGCCGACGCCTGCGAGAGGGATGCAGAAGTCGTCACAGTCACACTACCGGGTTCGCAGATCTTCTTTATTCAAACCGATGAGTTTAACTTTCTGTTGAAGCCTGCAGAAGTCGAAGCTGTGCTGGCGCCGGGTCTCAACGCGGCGATGCTCAGCGTCACCGTCGCCACACGTGATGATGCATATGCGATCTTGAAACTGGCAGCCGATGCCGGTGGCAAACCCTGCGGGCAGGCGGTGCCTTACCCTTGGGGGCTGGCGGCATATTTCACCGACCCTGATGGGCATTTGGTTGAGGCAATCTGGAGGGGGTAG
- the vapB gene encoding type II toxin-antitoxin system antitoxin VapB yields the protein MNTAKLFKNGESQAVRLPKEYRFKGSEVYITKHSNVVMLIPKSKNTWDIMKEAVGEFSEDIFAEGRQQPEEQVRSGL from the coding sequence ATGAACACGGCAAAACTCTTCAAGAACGGCGAAAGTCAGGCTGTGCGCCTACCAAAAGAATATCGCTTCAAGGGTAGCGAAGTCTATATTACGAAACACTCGAACGTGGTGATGCTGATACCAAAGTCGAAAAACACATGGGATATCATGAAAGAGGCAGTCGGCGAATTCAGTGAAGATATCTTTGCCGAAGGCAGGCAGCAACCTGAAGAGCAGGTGCGTTCAGGTCTCTGA
- the vapC gene encoding type II toxin-antitoxin system tRNA(fMet)-specific endonuclease VapC, with protein sequence MYLLDTNICIYTIKQRSTTFIDKFKAAKLQGRVGISAITYAELQYGIQKSQRRSENQVALAQFLVPLKTFEFDEKAGILFGEIKTALEKMGTPIGSYDMLIAAHALSLDATLITNNEGEFRRVPGLKVENWL encoded by the coding sequence ATGTATTTGCTCGACACGAATATCTGCATCTACACTATCAAGCAACGCTCAACCACATTCATCGACAAATTCAAAGCAGCGAAGCTACAAGGTCGCGTTGGCATTTCGGCGATCACCTACGCTGAACTTCAATATGGCATTCAAAAAAGCCAGCGCCGCAGCGAAAATCAGGTGGCTCTCGCGCAATTTTTGGTACCGCTCAAGACATTCGAATTTGACGAAAAGGCGGGCATACTCTTTGGCGAAATCAAAACTGCGCTCGAAAAAATGGGTACACCGATAGGCTCTTATGACATGCTGATCGCGGCGCATGCGTTGTCGCTCGATGCGACGCTCATCACGAACAACGAGGGCGAATTTCGGCGAGTACCAGGGCTAAAGGTAGAGAATTGGCTGTAA
- a CDS encoding alpha/beta hydrolase — MAVRQLFSGPARFFVALTLVIAVISVLAMPFRGALTRPLVFPAPNYRFTPALPGGKIVTARTSRIAYGYYAKAGQKLVVLFHGNGEVMGSMQGIAELLLREGYSVLMTEYPGYGFAAEYPVSEQNIYEDTAALLKLMREAYNHTAKDTILWGFSLGTGVATEMAAQKLGEKLILMAPFTSAPDTAAHHFFSLARHLVVDVFNNKAKAPLIEMATLIVHGSADSVIPVSMGQELSTLFRSNELIIVPNADHNDLLARLTPGHWQKILRFVRAA, encoded by the coding sequence TTGGCTGTAAGGCAACTATTCTCAGGCCCCGCCCGTTTCTTTGTTGCCCTGACACTCGTGATCGCAGTCATCTCTGTGCTCGCCATGCCATTTCGCGGCGCACTTACCCGACCTTTGGTTTTTCCCGCGCCGAATTATCGTTTTACGCCTGCATTGCCCGGCGGCAAAATTGTCACGGCCAGAACATCGCGCATTGCATACGGTTACTATGCGAAGGCAGGGCAGAAACTCGTTGTGCTCTTTCACGGCAATGGTGAGGTGATGGGCTCGATGCAAGGCATCGCAGAGTTGCTCTTGCGCGAGGGTTACAGCGTGCTCATGACCGAATATCCTGGTTATGGTTTCGCCGCAGAGTACCCAGTGAGCGAGCAGAATATCTACGAAGACACAGCAGCGCTTCTGAAACTCATGCGCGAGGCGTACAACCATACGGCGAAAGACACAATTCTGTGGGGCTTTTCTCTCGGTACCGGCGTTGCCACCGAAATGGCGGCGCAAAAGTTGGGCGAGAAGTTAATCCTCATGGCGCCGTTTACTTCGGCACCCGACACGGCAGCGCACCACTTTTTTTCATTGGCCCGCCACCTTGTGGTGGATGTATTTAATAACAAAGCGAAGGCGCCGCTCATTGAAATGGCGACGCTGATCGTTCACGGGTCTGCCGACAGCGTGATTCCGGTTTCGATGGGTCAAGAGCTGTCCACCCTGTTTCGATCCAACGAACTGATCATCGTGCCGAACGCAGACCACAACGACCTCTTGGCGAGGTTAACCCCCGGGCATTGGCAAAAGATTCTCCGATTCGTGCGGGCCGCATAA
- a CDS encoding RluA family pseudouridine synthase, protein MQFTVKAAAPLMDFLMQALHGKSRTGVKSLLSKKLVTVDGELITRFDHPLSEGQVVGIGKKPQGKTTALRGLKIIYEDEAVIVIDKEAGLLSVSTDLGKERTAHGLVSAYVKRRNPKTKVLVVHRLDRDTSGIMMFVKDKDLQRHLRQNWQQSIETRSYLVVVEGIVEKDSGTIESFMHGTDSLRSYSSKRQEGGQKAVSRYKVLKRGKDHTLLEVELETGRKNQIRVHMQDIGHPVAGDSKYGAQGDKLGRLGLHAHVLAFTHPVTEKPMSFQSPAPAEFLKLFAP, encoded by the coding sequence ATGCAGTTCACAGTTAAAGCAGCCGCCCCGCTGATGGATTTTCTCATGCAGGCGCTGCATGGCAAGAGCCGCACCGGAGTCAAATCTCTACTCAGCAAAAAGCTCGTCACGGTCGACGGCGAGCTCATAACAAGATTCGATCACCCGCTGAGCGAAGGGCAGGTAGTCGGCATCGGCAAAAAGCCTCAGGGCAAAACGACCGCACTGCGTGGCCTCAAGATCATCTACGAAGATGAGGCAGTGATTGTGATCGACAAAGAGGCCGGTTTGCTTTCGGTTTCAACCGACCTGGGCAAAGAGCGTACAGCACACGGTTTGGTGAGCGCATACGTGAAAAGAAGAAATCCTAAAACGAAGGTGCTGGTGGTTCACCGTCTCGACCGCGACACTTCGGGCATTATGATGTTCGTCAAAGACAAAGACCTGCAGCGCCACCTGCGGCAAAACTGGCAGCAGAGCATCGAGACACGCAGCTATCTCGTGGTCGTTGAAGGCATTGTCGAAAAAGACAGCGGCACAATCGAATCGTTCATGCATGGCACCGATTCGCTGCGCAGTTATTCGTCGAAGAGGCAAGAGGGCGGACAAAAAGCGGTGTCGCGGTACAAGGTTTTGAAGCGCGGCAAAGACCACACTCTGCTCGAGGTCGAACTCGAAACCGGGCGTAAGAACCAGATTCGCGTACACATGCAAGACATCGGCCACCCTGTGGCAGGTGATTCAAAATACGGCGCGCAGGGCGACAAGCTTGGGCGACTCGGCCTGCACGCGCACGTGCTCGCGTTTACCCACCCGGTGACCGAGAAGCCAATGTCGTTTCAATCACCGGCGCCGGCAGAGTTTCTTAAACTTTTTGCACCATGA
- a CDS encoding type II toxin-antitoxin system HicB family antitoxin, which produces MRTEAKQYTRLIQWSDEDKCFIGECPELLVGGVHGKDEIAVHKALTQVIDEAIEILDKDGRKLPDAIIKHKYSGQFVLRAGETLHKNLAIRAFKSGKSLNEFCIERLSQ; this is translated from the coding sequence ATGAGAACAGAAGCAAAACAATACACCCGTCTGATTCAATGGTCTGACGAAGACAAATGTTTTATTGGTGAATGCCCCGAGCTGTTGGTAGGGGGTGTCCACGGCAAAGATGAAATCGCCGTGCATAAAGCCTTAACACAGGTAATTGACGAGGCTATAGAAATTCTGGACAAAGACGGACGAAAGCTTCCCGATGCAATCATCAAACATAAGTACTCAGGGCAATTTGTTTTGCGTGCCGGCGAGACCTTACATAAAAATCTTGCGATACGCGCCTTCAAAAGTGGCAAGAGCCTCAATGAATTTTGTATTGAGCGCCTTAGCCAGTAA
- a CDS encoding type II toxin-antitoxin system HicA family toxin translates to MPRKIRELIADLERAGFKDRGGKGSHRNFTHPAMQQIVTISGKNGDDALPYQEKAVKKALDLTKGQK, encoded by the coding sequence GTGCCACGCAAAATCAGGGAGTTGATTGCCGATCTTGAGCGCGCAGGGTTCAAAGACCGGGGCGGTAAAGGCAGCCACCGCAATTTTACGCACCCAGCGATGCAGCAGATTGTGACAATCTCTGGCAAGAATGGTGACGATGCTCTACCATACCAAGAGAAAGCTGTGAAGAAGGCGCTAGATCTCACAAAGGGTCAAAAATGA
- a CDS encoding nucleotidyltransferase family protein encodes MDAGLKQTINEINQIYAPEGFTIVGVFGSHARGDSTIQSDIDFLYRLSEKAINKYPGWDIFLLYERVKNDLELRTGKRVDLADENGLSKTGQRFILPAVEYV; translated from the coding sequence ATGGATGCTGGTCTCAAACAGACAATAAATGAGATAAATCAGATTTATGCGCCAGAGGGGTTCACAATTGTCGGCGTTTTTGGCTCACATGCCCGGGGTGACAGCACGATTCAAAGTGATATCGACTTTCTCTACCGCCTTAGTGAAAAAGCAATCAACAAATATCCAGGCTGGGACATCTTTCTGCTTTATGAGCGTGTAAAAAATGATTTAGAACTGCGCACAGGCAAGAGAGTTGATCTTGCCGACGAAAACGGACTTAGCAAGACGGGTCAAAGGTTCATTTTGCCAGCCGTCGAATATGTCTGA
- a CDS encoding HepT-like ribonuclease domain-containing protein yields the protein MSDESDIAKLNFISELISDIELIINRHSGSAKALADIEGKHALLMCLQQIGETLGKIKKPLWQALLETHQANAMRNVIAHNYLGIDPRIVLSTLDLKIPQLKEKIDIILAQGAN from the coding sequence ATGTCTGACGAATCTGATATCGCAAAGCTGAATTTTATCAGCGAACTCATTTCAGATATTGAACTGATTATCAATAGACACTCGGGGAGTGCAAAAGCGCTGGCAGATATAGAAGGCAAACATGCCTTGTTGATGTGCTTACAGCAAATTGGCGAGACGTTAGGCAAAATCAAAAAGCCATTATGGCAGGCCTTACTCGAAACACATCAGGCCAATGCAATGCGCAACGTTATAGCACACAACTACCTAGGTATTGATCCACGCATTGTGCTTAGCACGCTCGACTTGAAAATTCCTCAGCTTAAAGAAAAGATCGATATAATATTAGCACAGGGTGCGAACTGA
- a CDS encoding type II toxin-antitoxin system YafQ family toxin, which translates to MLIRHSAAFKKAYKKRIKNNPELRELFWDAIEIFAADPYNAGLKTHPLKDQLEGKWAFSVDYDCRVVFHFVSETEIVLLNIGTHQQVYR; encoded by the coding sequence ATGCTGATTAGGCATTCGGCTGCCTTCAAAAAGGCTTATAAGAAGCGCATCAAGAATAACCCTGAGCTCAGAGAGTTGTTCTGGGATGCAATCGAAATATTCGCCGCAGATCCGTATAATGCCGGTCTCAAGACCCATCCCTTAAAAGACCAGCTTGAGGGAAAATGGGCGTTCAGTGTTGATTATGACTGTCGTGTCGTTTTCCACTTTGTTTCCGAAACTGAAATCGTGCTCTTAAACATCGGTACACATCAACAAGTGTATCGATAG
- a CDS encoding Uma2 family endonuclease, which produces MSGAALLDDPVVVGQIHRFTLNEYHRLADNWQIDQRTELIEGVIINKMPKSPLHVYLIETLREILASAFKAGYLVRQEQPLSIPALQSEPEPDLCVVRGTKDDFLNAHPHTAEVVVEVAVSSLPLDRAKLRGYALAQIPEVWIVRADNHTVEIYRKPEGDGYSVTSVMSNDAVLLVHGKDVQVQTIFPKNP; this is translated from the coding sequence ATGAGTGGCGCCGCACTGCTCGATGATCCGGTCGTTGTCGGCCAGATACACCGGTTCACCCTCAACGAATATCACCGTCTCGCCGACAACTGGCAGATCGATCAACGAACCGAATTGATCGAAGGAGTGATTATCAATAAAATGCCAAAATCACCTTTGCACGTCTATCTCATAGAGACATTGCGCGAAATTCTGGCAAGTGCCTTCAAGGCCGGATACCTGGTTAGGCAAGAACAACCGCTTTCGATACCGGCCCTGCAATCTGAACCCGAACCCGATCTATGCGTGGTTCGGGGCACAAAAGACGATTTTCTCAACGCTCACCCGCACACTGCAGAAGTCGTCGTTGAGGTTGCAGTTAGCTCATTGCCGCTTGATCGCGCCAAATTGCGAGGCTATGCGCTGGCGCAAATACCTGAAGTCTGGATTGTACGGGCAGACAACCACACGGTAGAGATCTACCGAAAACCAGAAGGCGATGGCTATTCGGTGACCTCAGTAATGAGTAACGATGCGGTTTTGCTGGTACATGGCAAAGACGTGCAAGTTCAAACGATTTTCCCAAAGAACCCATGA
- a CDS encoding SDR family NAD(P)-dependent oxidoreductase — MKELRDKVVLITGAAGGIGLNTAGFFAEAGSRLVLTDINEMALENAKQRLAKHGVDILTKVVDVTDLKAVESLRDDVVKKFGKLDVLINNAGIGYNAEIADTPLSKWQQLMNINFWAPLYHIQTFLPLMKEKKSGHIVNVSSGQAYFRAPTWGAYSVTKLAVGAMSEIMNVEVARDNIKVTTVYPFLVNTGFYDTATANSIGEQLFFMFMPLYSDKPETVARMIFDSVREEKDVEMVSILNQFFKYIRVLPTAAGVMDKTTHTFMSKQQQESLGLGGIVDKLGSILNSIMDTAKKGVPEKGFVIHEVMSGEHEFVDGFGPAGKHKFEFKADWGPKNLVDFVNPGQDKFMLSELAGTVTIGGMCENMPVYGTLQLRYFQDQKIRYTFDFSVDGEPYQYVGEKQQIYPWNLPYSHTTCFGEVKNLRTGKVISKSITHFDMNDLPEFLGTFKLTG; from the coding sequence ATGAAAGAACTGAGAGATAAAGTCGTCTTGATCACTGGCGCTGCCGGTGGCATCGGTCTCAACACAGCTGGTTTCTTTGCTGAAGCCGGTTCGCGCCTGGTGCTCACCGACATCAACGAAATGGCGCTTGAGAATGCGAAGCAGCGCCTTGCGAAACACGGCGTCGATATTCTCACCAAGGTCGTCGACGTCACCGACCTCAAGGCCGTCGAAAGCCTGCGCGACGATGTCGTGAAGAAATTCGGCAAGCTCGACGTGCTGATCAACAATGCCGGCATCGGCTATAACGCTGAAATCGCCGACACGCCGCTCAGCAAATGGCAACAGCTGATGAACATCAACTTCTGGGCGCCGCTCTACCATATCCAAACGTTTCTGCCGCTCATGAAAGAAAAGAAGTCGGGCCATATCGTCAACGTCTCGAGTGGCCAGGCATACTTTCGCGCACCAACATGGGGAGCGTATTCGGTGACGAAGCTCGCCGTCGGTGCGATGTCTGAGATCATGAACGTCGAAGTTGCGCGCGACAATATCAAAGTGACCACTGTGTATCCGTTTCTGGTGAACACGGGTTTCTACGATACCGCGACCGCCAACTCAATCGGCGAGCAGCTGTTCTTTATGTTCATGCCGCTCTATTCAGACAAACCTGAAACGGTAGCACGCATGATCTTTGATTCGGTGCGCGAAGAGAAGGATGTAGAAATGGTGAGCATTCTGAACCAGTTCTTCAAGTATATCCGCGTTTTACCCACGGCTGCCGGCGTGATGGATAAAACGACGCACACTTTCATGTCGAAGCAACAGCAAGAGTCTTTGGGCCTCGGCGGCATCGTCGATAAGCTGGGGTCTATCCTCAATTCGATTATGGACACCGCGAAGAAAGGTGTGCCCGAAAAAGGTTTTGTGATTCACGAGGTCATGTCAGGCGAGCACGAGTTCGTCGACGGTTTTGGCCCTGCGGGCAAACACAAATTTGAATTTAAAGCCGACTGGGGCCCGAAGAACCTCGTCGATTTCGTAAACCCAGGGCAAGACAAGTTCATGCTGAGCGAGCTCGCGGGCACGGTGACGATCGGCGGCATGTGCGAAAACATGCCAGTCTATGGCACGCTGCAGCTGCGCTATTTTCAAGACCAGAAAATTCGCTACACATTCGACTTCAGCGTCGACGGTGAACCGTACCAGTACGTCGGCGAGAAGCAGCAGATTTATCCATGGAACCTGCCATATTCACACACCACATGCTTTGGCGAAGTGAAGAACCTGCGCACAGGCAAAGTCATCTCAAAGTCGATCACGCACTTTGACATGAATGACTTGCCCGAGTTCTTGGGCACGTTCAAGCTAACGGGTTAA
- a CDS encoding DUF1566 domain-containing protein, with protein sequence MSEVKTDVPTLPQMAAPSMAPAGGLYISTQNVTITTTPAADAICYSTDGVTTPACTGTTCTSGSSYSAAVSVSANQNLQAIACASGYTASAVASETYTFDLVLPTVLSSTPADAMTNVAPCSGAPCRAAIVLIFSESMNTTLTQTLTTEIFDGASYVSAPDSSPTYTWSTGTFTNDTLTIQVGWYWFPEFSQIRYTLPIAGFQDLAGNFIAAQVQRSFTTTKANQAYPLADTGYTSCHNDAGVTACGDPGWPGQDGDFLNVPAARSFTGPSMHATYNSDFTTVDNVTGLTWKACSEGRSGATCAVGANGTYTWANAISQCSALNAANSGAGYAGINEWRLPTMQEIETLLRFWGSPAVEAVHFPQTAGAAYWSSTARFSSPTNAWRANFSFDPVYYSLKTTAGNIRCVASSTSASRVFSDNGDGTITDNSTNLRWQKCARGKANDATCSGAATTGVWSTALNYCDTLNLGSFGNSNNWRLPNPVELNSLINRAVVAPLVQSGFFPGTTVGDYWTSMPYSTPTGAWALSFSTGYTSGYAKTNPFYTRCVATGP encoded by the coding sequence ATGTCTGAGGTCAAGACTGATGTACCCACATTACCACAGATGGCAGCGCCTTCGATGGCTCCGGCAGGTGGTTTGTACATTTCAACACAGAATGTGACAATTACGACCACGCCCGCGGCCGATGCAATTTGTTATTCCACCGATGGCGTGACCACGCCCGCCTGCACCGGCACCACCTGCACCTCCGGAAGCAGTTACTCTGCGGCTGTCTCCGTATCGGCAAATCAGAATTTACAGGCGATAGCCTGTGCGTCAGGGTACACTGCTTCTGCCGTAGCATCAGAAACATATACTTTTGATCTCGTGCTGCCGACAGTACTTTCTTCGACACCAGCAGACGCGATGACTAACGTAGCGCCGTGTTCAGGCGCTCCGTGCAGAGCGGCAATTGTGCTCATCTTCAGCGAGAGCATGAACACGACTCTCACTCAGACGCTCACGACAGAAATATTCGATGGCGCTTCGTACGTGAGTGCGCCTGATAGCTCGCCAACCTATACCTGGTCTACAGGCACATTTACCAACGACACCCTGACGATACAGGTTGGCTGGTATTGGTTTCCTGAGTTTTCGCAGATTCGCTATACCTTGCCCATCGCGGGGTTTCAAGACCTTGCGGGCAATTTCATCGCTGCGCAGGTACAGAGAAGTTTCACTACGACGAAAGCCAATCAGGCTTACCCTCTCGCTGACACCGGGTATACATCGTGCCATAACGACGCGGGAGTCACAGCCTGCGGTGACCCGGGCTGGCCCGGGCAAGATGGCGATTTTTTAAATGTTCCCGCTGCACGTAGTTTCACCGGCCCGTCGATGCACGCCACCTACAATTCTGATTTCACAACAGTAGACAATGTCACTGGCCTCACCTGGAAAGCCTGCTCCGAGGGCCGATCAGGGGCCACCTGCGCAGTGGGTGCGAACGGTACTTATACGTGGGCAAATGCAATCTCGCAGTGCTCAGCGCTGAATGCAGCCAATTCGGGGGCTGGTTACGCCGGTATCAACGAATGGCGCCTGCCGACGATGCAAGAGATCGAGACGCTGCTTCGTTTCTGGGGCTCGCCTGCGGTTGAGGCGGTGCATTTTCCTCAGACGGCAGGTGCGGCCTACTGGTCATCAACGGCAAGATTTAGCTCGCCAACGAACGCCTGGCGTGCAAATTTCAGTTTCGATCCGGTGTATTATTCGCTGAAGACCACGGCGGGCAATATTCGCTGTGTAGCGAGCAGTACGAGCGCATCACGGGTATTCTCTGACAACGGCGATGGCACGATAACCGACAACAGTACAAACCTCAGGTGGCAAAAATGCGCCAGGGGAAAAGCCAACGATGCAACTTGCAGCGGCGCAGCGACTACGGGGGTCTGGTCGACCGCTCTAAACTATTGCGATACCCTCAATCTAGGCAGTTTCGGAAATTCGAACAACTGGCGTCTGCCGAACCCTGTTGAACTCAATAGCCTAATCAACCGCGCTGTAGTTGCCCCGCTGGTGCAGTCGGGATTTTTTCCCGGTACTACGGTGGGCGACTATTGGACTTCAATGCCCTACTCAACGCCGACCGGAGCATGGGCCTTGAGTTTTTCTACGGGCTATACCAGTGGATACGCGAAGACGAACCCATTCTACACTCGTTGCGTGGCAACAGGGCCTTAG
- a CDS encoding polysaccharide deacetylase family protein, whose amino-acid sequence MYSRYKAFIFLTAFIFAVFGATVWFQNRSANIPETPGPEAQPAGAAADLAEAPPAQLVSASMAESAPDPALQTSEIPANWREDLGVPILCYHQIVTEEQYRERPTPYAVTVKQFREQMQWLADKNFYAILPDELLLYVRGQKKLDFTNGRRPIMITFDDGNNDFVNHAQKILDQHGFKSVLYIYPTYIMARKERSLTWAQIQAVRKAGHAIESHTMWHPMLSTMTDAEQRAQFADSKRILNEKSGADVKHLAYPFGIYTSSSLRLLRELGYQTAGTTFHGANQVGEDPYLLRRFLIVKGDGEKQFAQKTFARSLPLRYLNSEPGQVIENQTAVKFKIPAGLEKSNFKVRVFSTAQDFSYDKETGTLSVQVAPSKKRLSVLEILYKEGSVEYRANALFNHKRASLASAVVAKEKPAKGKAKKKKRKKKRKAAEE is encoded by the coding sequence ATGTATTCGCGCTATAAAGCGTTCATCTTTCTGACTGCGTTTATTTTCGCCGTGTTCGGGGCAACGGTCTGGTTTCAGAACCGTTCGGCGAATATTCCCGAAACACCCGGGCCTGAAGCTCAGCCTGCGGGGGCTGCCGCAGACCTCGCCGAAGCACCGCCCGCGCAACTCGTCTCTGCGTCTATGGCTGAATCTGCACCTGACCCAGCGCTTCAAACTTCAGAGATACCCGCCAACTGGCGTGAAGATTTGGGGGTGCCGATTCTCTGCTACCACCAGATCGTGACCGAAGAACAGTACCGCGAAAGACCCACCCCTTACGCCGTGACCGTAAAACAGTTTCGCGAACAGATGCAGTGGCTGGCTGACAAGAACTTCTATGCCATATTGCCCGATGAGTTATTGCTCTATGTGCGTGGCCAGAAGAAGCTCGACTTTACGAATGGGCGCCGGCCGATCATGATCACATTCGACGACGGCAATAACGATTTCGTCAATCATGCGCAGAAGATTCTCGACCAGCATGGTTTCAAGAGTGTGCTCTATATTTACCCCACCTACATCATGGCCCGCAAAGAACGATCGCTCACCTGGGCGCAGATTCAGGCTGTGCGCAAGGCAGGCCATGCGATCGAGAGCCATACGATGTGGCACCCGATGCTGAGCACGATGACCGACGCAGAACAGCGCGCGCAGTTCGCTGATTCGAAACGCATTCTGAACGAAAAGAGCGGCGCTGATGTGAAGCACCTGGCATACCCATTTGGCATTTATACATCCTCAAGTTTGCGCTTACTCAGAGAGCTCGGCTACCAGACCGCTGGCACGACTTTTCACGGGGCCAACCAGGTCGGTGAAGACCCGTATCTTTTGAGGCGTTTCTTGATCGTGAAAGGTGATGGTGAAAAGCAGTTCGCGCAGAAGACGTTCGCGCGCTCGCTACCACTGCGCTACCTGAACAGCGAGCCTGGCCAGGTGATCGAAAACCAGACGGCGGTGAAGTTTAAAATACCTGCGGGGCTTGAGAAATCTAACTTTAAGGTTCGGGTTTTTTCAACGGCGCAAGACTTTAGCTATGACAAAGAAACCGGCACGCTCAGCGTTCAGGTTGCGCCTTCTAAGAAACGCCTCAGCGTTCTGGAAATTCTTTACAAAGAAGGTTCGGTTGAATACCGTGCCAACGCACTCTTCAATCACAAACGTGCCTCGCTCGCAAGCGCGGTGGTGGCAAAAGAGAAGCCTGCAAAGGGAAAGGCCAAAAAGAAGAAGCGCAAGAAAAAGCGAAAGGCCGCCGAAGAATAA
- a CDS encoding NIL domain-containing protein yields MVKTLRLNVPAERVKEPFMYRMVTGYNLQPNIIEANLGPDRCGSMVVEVSGRPHDIESGILFLREADIEVEEI; encoded by the coding sequence GTGGTCAAGACGCTGCGCCTCAACGTGCCTGCCGAGCGTGTGAAAGAACCCTTTATGTACCGCATGGTCACAGGCTACAACCTGCAGCCGAACATTATCGAGGCGAACCTCGGCCCCGACCGCTGCGGGTCGATGGTCGTCGAGGTTTCGGGCAGACCGCATGATATTGAAAGCGGCATTCTGTTTCTGCGCGAAGCAGATATCGAGGTAGAAGAGATTTAA